The region ATTTTTTTGATTTGTCGCGTTTGCAGAAGGATTCCCAACCCGAAATCGTCAACGCCGGCGTTGTTGCTGATAATCGTTAGGTCTTTGACTCCCAGTTCTCTCAGCCCTTTGATCAGGTTTTCGGGGATTCCGCAAAGCCCGAAACCGCCGCACATAATCGTCATTCCGTCACGAACACCGGCTCTTTGCAGAGCCTCCAAGGCACTCCCTACCGTTTTATCCACGGTAACGGTTTATACCATAGATTTTTGAAAACATTTTCTTTGGCTTATTTTTTTCCCGTAAAAATAATTTTTTAGGAACGACCCTTGGAAAATGCATTTCTGCATAAAACTTCCGATTATTTAAAATGCGAGAGGGACGGGGTGGTGGACCGTCCCTCCACATTCACGCGAAGCCGAGAACATTAACCCTAACTCCGCGCCTCTCCTTTTGCCAACCCGGAATACAACCGGATAAAATCTATTGTACACAAAAATCTTCGAAAATGTACAAAATCCTCGTAATATTACGTGCATAACTTATATAAAAATTTGTTAAATTTTTTCAGCCTTTACCCTAAGAAATGAAGCCGTTTCTGCCGGAATTATAAGGAGAGATGGTTTTAGGGCTTATTTTCTACGCGCTTGTTTCCCTGGCGATTACTTTCGGCATCTTGGTCATCCGGGCTTGGTTCACACGCGTGGGGATTTTAGGTGAGCATCCTGCTACACAACGATTGCTCATGATTTGGATAATCGTTTTCGCACTTCCCTATATCTGGGTCGAAGTATTGACATTCTGGAAAGGTAAAGAATTCGAAGAGGAAATTTCATACATCGCCTATAGCGAAAAAATCTTGGGAGAACCACTTTATTACAAAGTTCAGTACGCATTCCGAGGAACAGGAAAAGTCATCCTTATTGCTGAAGATACGAGCGAATGGGGGGGAACGTTTCGAAATATATACTCCATTTCCTTTTCGCACAATGGAAAAGGATGGGTAGCCAAGCGAATTGACGAAGTGAACACGGAAGACGGCGACTCCGCAGGCTTTACTTTCCCTCCTTACTGGTAATCCATTTCACGCTTTCCTCTCCCAAAGCAAGGTAAAATAAGTACTGATGTACGAACTCAAAGTGCAGGAAGCGCTATCAGAAGCAAAACGTCGTCTCGACGCAATCGGAGAACATCTTTGACGTACGTTCCATAAAAGAAGAAATCGAACGTCTTCGTCAACAAATTAACGCACCAGACTTCTGGGAAAACCCAAAGCAAGCCCAAGCGGTAATGCGTCGTCTCTCTGCTTTAGAAGGGAGAATCGAACCACTCGAAAAACTACGCAAATCGCTGCAAGACATCACTGAGTTGCAAGCCTTGCTCGAACTTTCGCCCGACCCCGAAACGGAACGTTCCTTAGAAGAAATGATTCGTTCCTTCTTGCGTGAACTCGACGAATACGAACTCAAAGTGCTCCTCGATGATGAATACGATATTAGAAACGCAATCGTGGAAATCAGCGCAGGAGCAGGCGGCACCGAAGCCTGCGATTGGGCGAGGATGCTTTACCGAATGTACACTCGATGGGCAGAAAGAAAAAATTATAAAGTCGAAGAGCTATCCATGACTCCTGGCGAAGTGACCGGAATTCGAAATGTGACTTTTCGCGTCGAAGGACCTTATGCCTATGGGTATCTGAAGTCGGAGCATGGCGTTCATCGTTTAGTCCGCATTAGCCCATTCGATGCCACGAACCGCAGGCACACCTCTTTCGCCCTCGTCAATGTCCTGCCAGAGGTCGAAGAAACCGAAATTAACCTCAAACCCGAAGAATTGAAAATTGAAACCTTCCGGGCAAGCGGAGCTGGCGGTCAGCACGTCAACAAAACGGAATCTGCGGTGAGAATCATCCACATTCCTACAGGAATCGTAGTAAGTTGTCAAAACGAGCGCAGCCAGCACAAAAATCGCGCCACCGCTATGAAAATTCTCGCGGCTCGACTCGCCGCTTTAGCAAGAAACCAGACGGAGGAACGACTCCACCAAATGCGAGGAGATTTGACGTCGGCAGAATGGGGAAAGCAAATTCGCTCTTATATCATGCAGCCTTATGCGCTCGTCAAAGACCAGCGGACCCAGTACGAGACAACAAACGTGCAAGCCGTTTTAGATGGCGAGATTGACGAGTTTATCGCTGCTTACCTCAGGAAAAAATAACGTTTTTTTCACAGAGGTTGTCCTTAGAAGGAGTCTTCGATTTGTAATATGCCCTCCGAAGCGTTATAATTTGAATAACGCAACGTTAAAGTGTGAGAAGTTGCGAAACACAAGAGAACCTCGAGTGTCTAAATTAGTAAGAATGCGCGCGTTTATTGCTCTCCTTGGCTTCCTTTTTACGATTCCTGTGTCCGCCCAGCTCTCGAACGACCCAGGGGCAGGACCTCACGCCCGCGCACAAGCCGCAGCAGATTTGATACGCGAGGCAGCAAAAACCCCTTTAGCCTTCCTCCCAGCAGGACTCTTGAAGCAACCCGACCCAGGTGGAGACCTGGCTTTTCTCATTCTTTATCCCACCAACGAAATTGTCGTCGTGCGTCTGAGCGGGGCTGAAATTCGGGAAGCCCTCGAGCGTTCTTTAGCCAGTTATCCCGCTTCCAGCAACGCCTTCCTTCAAATCTCAGGTGCAACGGTAATTTTCTCTCCTTCCGCTACGAGAGAACGCGTAATCGAAGTGAAAATTGGCGATTCTCTTTTAGAACCTTCACGTCAATATGAGGTGGCTATGCCAGAATCCTTAGCGCGTGGTGCGCTGGGATATTTCAAAATATGGGACAAATCGAAAATCGTAAGAAATGTCGGGAAAACGCTGGACGAAGTGCTCAAGGGCAAAACGGACATCGCGCGTTCACCACGATACATCGCTCGCTAATCGCAACCGCTTTTTTATTCGGTTGTTCTTCTTCTGCTTTTCATAACGTATCCGATACGCTGTTCGATGGCGAAAAAGCATTCGCGCTTTTAAAAGCACAAACGGATTTCGGACCGCGATACTCGGGCACTCAGGCGCACATCAAAATGCGCGATTGGTTAGTCTCTCAGGCAAAGCAATACACGGATAAAGTCTCCATCCAAGAATTTCAACACACTTGGAGCACGAATGGTAAAACGCTGAAAATGTATAACGTTATTGCCGATATGGATTTTAAAGCGAAAAAAAGAATTCTCCTCGTCGCACATTGGGACACTCGACCTACCGCCGACCAAGAACTCGATTCCGCGAAACGCAACAAGCCCATCCTCGGAGCGAACGACGGAGCGAGCGGGGTCGCAGTTTTACTGGAACTCATGCGCGCATTCCGAGAAAATCCCCCCCCTGTAAACATTACGTTTCTTTTCGTAGATGGAGAAGACTTGGGTCCAGAATCCAACGATATGTTTCTCGGCGCAAAATATTTCGCAAAAACCACGAACCCTCGTCTATACGCTTACGGAATTTTGCTCGACATGATCGGGGATAAAAATCTACGAATCCCGAAAGAATCGTTCAGCGTGTACTATGCTTCCTCGCTCGTGGAGCGCTTTTACGCTCATGCGGCGAAAATCGGATTGGGGAAATATTTTCCGAACGCCTCTCAATCGTGGATTTCTGACGACCACGTGCCGCTAAACGAGGCAGGTATTCCTACCATGGACCTCATCGATTTCGATTATCCGTACTGGCATACCTTAGATGACACTCCGGATAAATGCAGCGCTGACTCGTTAGCGGTCGTTGGTCGTGCAGTAGAGTCTTTCCTTCGCGCGGAAAAATAAAACCTTTAGTAACCTGTAATTCGAACGAGTTTTTCACGAAAAAGCTAAGTTTGGCATTTCGTTTTGCCAAAGAAAAGAATGTGCGCAAGAAGAAAAGTACGAAGCCCATAAAAGTATGCCCTGGGTGCAACGCCGTCAATGTCGCTTCTCATGACACATGCTATCGCTGCGGGTGGAAGGGAAAGTTCTACAATGACTCGAAGTTATTAGACAGCGTAATAAAAAACCTTTTCGATAGCCGAACCGAAGGTCAAAACTACACACATGCTGTGATTCGAACGGACAAATGAAGAACAGACAAATGAAGTGGTCAAACCCTCGAACATTGACCTTGATGAATAATCGCGCCTCTGTCCTTCAACAAAATTTCTTTTTCATATAACTTTTGAAGAAAAACTTAGCATTTCCTCTAATAGAAAGAGAAATTCGCTAACTCGTCTTCCCTAAAATCATTTTTCTCCATCGCGCCTCACGGCGCTCCTACAAGTTTGAATTATCGCGCCTTACGGCGCTCCTACAAGTTTGGTAAATCATCGCGCCTTACAGCGCTCCTACCATTTACTTCTCGCTGTGACACTCAAATACACACGTCTTTCTGCTATGCTATTGCTCTTCGGACATGATTCCTATTCGCGAAAGAGGAAGACTGCGAGAATTTCCTTTCGTTACGTACACCCTCGTTATCCTCCTCATCGTAATTTATCTCTGGGACAGAGAATGGTCGCTCTTCGGTGAACGGGTGGTTTTCACTGACCTCGCGGTGCGACCGGTAGACGTGATTCGCGCTCTTTATGGAGGGGATAAAGAACCTCTAATCACGCTTTTCACGAGCGCCTTTTTGCACGGAAACATTGCGCATCTTCTCTCGAACCTCATTTTTCTCGTTGTTTT is a window of Fimbriimonadales bacterium DNA encoding:
- the prfB gene encoding peptide chain release factor 2, which gives rise to MERLRQQINAPDFWENPKQAQAVMRRLSALEGRIEPLEKLRKSLQDITELQALLELSPDPETERSLEEMIRSFLRELDEYELKVLLDDEYDIRNAIVEISAGAGGTEACDWARMLYRMYTRWAERKNYKVEELSMTPGEVTGIRNVTFRVEGPYAYGYLKSEHGVHRLVRISPFDATNRRHTSFALVNVLPEVEETEINLKPEELKIETFRASGAGGQHVNKTESAVRIIHIPTGIVVSCQNERSQHKNRATAMKILAARLAALARNQTEERLHQMRGDLTSAEWGKQIRSYIMQPYALVKDQRTQYETTNVQAVLDGEIDEFIAAYLRKK
- a CDS encoding 5'-nucleotidase, with the translated sequence MSKLVRMRAFIALLGFLFTIPVSAQLSNDPGAGPHARAQAAADLIREAAKTPLAFLPAGLLKQPDPGGDLAFLILYPTNEIVVVRLSGAEIREALERSLASYPASSNAFLQISGATVIFSPSATRERVIEVKIGDSLLEPSRQYEVAMPESLARGALGYFKIWDKSKIVRNVGKTLDEVLKGKTDIARSPRYIAR
- a CDS encoding M28 family peptidase translates to MGQIENRKKCRENAGRSAQGQNGHRAFTTIHRSLIATAFLFGCSSSAFHNVSDTLFDGEKAFALLKAQTDFGPRYSGTQAHIKMRDWLVSQAKQYTDKVSIQEFQHTWSTNGKTLKMYNVIADMDFKAKKRILLVAHWDTRPTADQELDSAKRNKPILGANDGASGVAVLLELMRAFRENPPPVNITFLFVDGEDLGPESNDMFLGAKYFAKTTNPRLYAYGILLDMIGDKNLRIPKESFSVYYASSLVERFYAHAAKIGLGKYFPNASQSWISDDHVPLNEAGIPTMDLIDFDYPYWHTLDDTPDKCSADSLAVVGRAVESFLRAEK